The sequence below is a genomic window from Sphingobacterium sp. ML3W.
GTGTAGTTTAGCTAAGGACATTTCTGCTTTGGCCTGATCAACTTTAGCCTCTGCTAGTGCCAATTCATTTTTAGACACAATGTTTTTGTCGGACAGCGCTCTTGTGTTTTCGAGTTCTATTTCTTCTGCTTTTACTTGTGCTTGTGTTTTTAAGTATTCAGCTTCGTAAAATTTGGGCATTATTTTAAATAAGAGTTGTCCTGCTTTCACGGTCTGACCTTCGTCTACGTAGATCTGTTGTAAGTACCCTTTCTCTAGACCCCTGATCTCGATGTTACGGATAGACTGTATCTGTGCTACATAATTCTTGGAGAGGGTGGTGTCCATCGATAGCGGGCTGGTTACCTGATATTGGACGTTTTCAACCTTCTCTTCTTTTTTAGGGGAGCAGCTTGTTTGGACCAGTAAGACATACAAACCCATGAGCATGCCTGTGCTAATTCTTTTCATGAATGAAATTTTATTGATGTGTTGATAATAAATAGGATAATATTCCTGTAGGAGAGGACACTTCAGTTGAGCTGATGTCAAAAATTAAGACATACCGTTATAGCGAAATATAACGCCATGGCGCATTTTTCAGGTCTTTAAATACTGAAGGTTGTGGCATTTCACAGGCGAAGAACGCGCTGTAGGATATATTTGTTGGTAGAGGTGAAAGGTTGTTTTCTAAAAATAGATAGGCGACTATCTAAATTTTTGAGGATAAAAATGAGGGCTAAGGCATAGCTAATGAAGGCGATATCTTTGAAGATAATAGTGGAATATGATTCAAAAATAAGTTCGTCCTCAACGTCATCTTCAGTCAGGTTATAGCTCCGTTCAGTTAACGCTTTACTGAGTAAGGAATTGACATGAATGGAGTTTATTTTTGAAACGACTGTGTTTCCTGTGGTAGCGCTGCTCGTATGAATTGCTTTTTGCAAGGAACTGGTCGAAACAAGCCCATCTCCCTGTAAAAGGAATAAATTGAAAATTAGAACCAGTAAATATAGCGCTCTCATATTTGCCGTAAAAGTAGTGTCGAGAATGATATGTTAGCTGATATTAACATTTTTTAACAGTCAGCTTTTTGTCAAAAAAAATAGATTGTTTTTATCTTAAATAGGTTGCTTGCCCATTGGATGTTTCAGTTGTATGCATGTGTTATCTGGCATGAATGGAGGAGATGCTCATTATCAGCCTTTTCTATAGGGAGGAAATCTTGACGGCAGTATGGATATTGATAGCTGTGACGCAAGCATAGTGGGTCAATTTATATTGTATATAATAAAAATTTAGCTTAGTTTGACGGCAATGAAAATCGGGAAATATCTAATCGTAATTCTTGCTAGTGTAACTATTCTTATTGTCATGGGTAATGTTTATTTAACGAGGCCTCTTTTTGGAGGGAATATCGCTGGGGAGCGTTTGGAGCGCATCAAGAAATCACCTAATTTTAGGAATACGCAGTTTCAAAATCTGGAGCACACGCCATCACTAAAAGAGGGGGAGAGCTTCGTGGGGGCGATGTATGCTTTTATGTTTAAAGATCGTGCTATCAGAAGTCCTAAGAGACCGCTTCCTGTCGTACAACAAGATCTTAAGAACCTACCTTCTGATGATCTGATGATTTGGTTCGGTCATTCTTCTTATTTGTTGCAGATAGACGGAAAGATAATCGTAGTCGATCCTGTCTTTTCTGATAATGCCTCGCCTGTACCTGGCAGCAATAAACCATTTCCTTTGTCCTATACTTATCAGGCTAGTGATTTTCCTGCTATTGATATGTTGTTGATCAGCCATGATCATTACGATCATTTGGATTATAAAACGATATTACAATTGCGTGCACAGATCAAACATGTTGTTTGTGGCCTTGGTGTCGGTGCCCATTTTGAAAGATGGGGGTTTGCAGCAAATCAGATCACGGAATTGGACTGGTTTGATGAGGCAAGAACGGAAGATGATTTTACTGTAATTGCAACACCTGCACGTCACTTCTCGGGAAGAAAATTTAAGCGTAATACCACCCTTTGGACATCTTTTGTGTTAAAAACAGCAACCTATAATCTGTTTTTAGGTGGGGATAGTGGATATGGTAAACATTTTAAAACGATAGGCGATAAATACGGTCCATTTGATTTGGCTATTTTGGAGAATGGTCAGTATAACGAAACTTGGCGTTATATCCA
It includes:
- a CDS encoding MBL fold metallo-hydrolase, with amino-acid sequence MKIGKYLIVILASVTILIVMGNVYLTRPLFGGNIAGERLERIKKSPNFRNTQFQNLEHTPSLKEGESFVGAMYAFMFKDRAIRSPKRPLPVVQQDLKNLPSDDLMIWFGHSSYLLQIDGKIIVVDPVFSDNASPVPGSNKPFPLSYTYQASDFPAIDMLLISHDHYDHLDYKTILQLRAQIKHVVCGLGVGAHFERWGFAANQITELDWFDEARTEDDFTVIATPARHFSGRKFKRNTTLWTSFVLKTATYNLFLGGDSGYGKHFKTIGDKYGPFDLAILENGQYNETWRYIHSMPDELLKEVVDLQAKHFLPVHSGKFALALHDWKEPLSLVSRYAAEANIPVLTPKMGEIVYLKQLDKPYEKWWEGLQ